The following are from one region of the Alkalimarinus sediminis genome:
- the fabA gene encoding bifunctional 3-hydroxydecanoyl-ACP dehydratase/trans-2-decenoyl-ACP isomerase has product MLQQASYSQPELDAMFNVANPPSMQLPQGQMRMIDRIVHISSTGGKYNRGEIIAEFDVLPDLWFFKCHFPGDPVMPGCLGVDALWQGLGFYLAWAGYEGKGRALGIGGVRFFGEVLPDASTVRYHVHIRRIFRKDIVMGIADGSVYVDGTEIYSAENIRTGLIPTEGMSTVS; this is encoded by the coding sequence ATGCTACAACAAGCTAGCTATTCTCAACCTGAATTAGATGCCATGTTTAATGTTGCCAACCCACCATCTATGCAGCTGCCTCAAGGTCAAATGCGAATGATTGACCGCATTGTTCACATTTCTTCAACAGGTGGAAAATATAATAGAGGCGAAATTATTGCCGAATTTGATGTGCTGCCGGACCTTTGGTTCTTTAAGTGCCACTTTCCGGGAGATCCGGTAATGCCAGGTTGTCTGGGGGTTGATGCTCTCTGGCAAGGGTTAGGCTTTTATCTGGCGTGGGCCGGCTATGAAGGAAAGGGCAGAGCATTAGGTATAGGCGGTGTACGCTTTTTCGGGGAGGTGTTGCCAGACGCATCTACTGTTCGATATCACGTTCATATTCGTCGAATATTCCGAAAAGATATTGTAATGGGCATCGCAGATGGGTCTGTCTATGTTGATGGTACAGAGATCTATAGTGCTGAAAATATCAGAACCGGATTAATTCCAACAGAAGGGATGAGTACAGTGAGTTAA
- a CDS encoding 1-acyl-sn-glycerol-3-phosphate acyltransferase → MDTKPDEISLESDLMQPWLDEFDQIRAFFDEEVHASVLRLCADDSFVHLLTAFFAHDQSGINTENINATLQQTLSNLNRAQTIKELQLLVNEIATPIINSSISKLSFSGLDQLSPDQHYLFISNHRDILMDPLLLNFLLHHHQHKTAHCAIGDNLLQNNIALEFALLNKCFKIMRSITSPREMLKAMKLQSAYIRHLSFNRTSNIWIAQKEGRSKDNLDKTNPALIKMLGLEKPKSYSFGEYIDRLNIVPVSFSYEWDPCDVDKATELEITKQQGHYKKQAIEDLTAVKKGLFGSKGAVHVHFDSELLNGKIKDLKHTEIADSIDRSIAKNRLTFAVNQAAQLALSTQSDTAFAKVLPTSSSFSKAEIEQASALLEHRLQECSPEVRQRVLLNYAAHSPNDH, encoded by the coding sequence ATGGACACGAAGCCCGATGAGATTTCGCTAGAATCAGATTTAATGCAGCCATGGTTGGATGAGTTTGATCAGATAAGAGCGTTTTTTGATGAAGAAGTTCACGCATCAGTATTGCGGTTATGTGCAGATGACTCATTTGTTCATTTATTAACAGCATTTTTCGCTCATGACCAATCGGGCATCAACACCGAAAATATTAATGCCACATTGCAACAAACTCTAAGCAACCTCAACCGAGCTCAAACCATTAAAGAGTTGCAGTTGTTGGTTAATGAAATCGCGACTCCTATTATCAACAGTTCGATTTCCAAACTCAGCTTTAGCGGACTAGATCAGCTATCACCTGATCAGCACTATCTATTTATCTCAAATCATAGAGATATTCTGATGGATCCACTGCTACTAAACTTTTTGCTACATCACCACCAGCATAAAACGGCTCATTGCGCTATCGGTGATAACCTGCTGCAAAACAACATTGCACTGGAGTTCGCACTACTCAACAAGTGCTTTAAGATAATGCGTTCGATTACGTCTCCCAGAGAGATGTTAAAAGCGATGAAGCTTCAGTCGGCCTATATTCGTCACCTGAGTTTCAACCGGACATCAAATATTTGGATTGCTCAAAAAGAAGGCCGTTCGAAAGATAACTTAGATAAAACAAACCCTGCACTTATAAAAATGCTTGGGTTAGAAAAGCCAAAATCATACTCATTTGGTGAGTATATTGATCGACTCAACATCGTACCCGTTAGTTTCTCCTACGAGTGGGACCCCTGTGATGTTGACAAGGCTACTGAGCTAGAAATCACAAAACAACAAGGCCACTATAAAAAGCAAGCAATAGAAGATTTAACAGCAGTGAAAAAAGGGTTGTTTGGCTCCAAAGGGGCTGTTCATGTCCACTTTGACAGCGAGCTTCTAAACGGAAAAATAAAGGATTTAAAACATACAGAGATTGCCGACTCTATCGACCGTTCCATTGCCAAAAATAGATTGACCTTCGCTGTTAATCAGGCTGCTCAGTTAGCACTGTCCACTCAGTCCGATACTGCTTTTGCCAAGGTATTACCAACATCATCAAGTTTTTCAAAAGCGGAGATTGAACAAGCCTCGGCATTATTAGAGCATCGGTTACAAGAGTGCTCTCCTGAAGTCAGACAACGTGTGCTACTAAACTATGCAGCGCACTCACCCAACGATCATTAA
- the recA gene encoding recombinase RecA, which translates to MDDNKKKALTAALSQIERQFGKGAVMKMGDQPREAIPAVSTGSLGLDVALGIGGLPYGRIVEIYGPESSGKTTLTLQVVAEAQKQGKTCAFIDAEHALDPVYAEKLGVNVDELLVSQPDTGEQALEIADMLVRSGAVEVIIVDSVAALTPKAEIEGEMGDHHVGLQARLMSQALRKITGNIKNANCLCIFINQIRMKIGVMFGNPETTTGGNALKFYSSVRLDIRRTGAVKVGDEIVGNETRVKVVKNKVSPPFKQAEFQIMYGKGIYHMGEVIDMGVKCGLVDKAGAWYSYKGDKIGQGKANSAIYLEEHPEVAAEIEGLIREQLMPKPVTAEEKEETMEQIEI; encoded by the coding sequence ATGGACGATAACAAAAAGAAGGCGCTTACAGCAGCATTGTCACAAATTGAACGACAGTTTGGTAAAGGTGCTGTCATGAAAATGGGGGATCAACCTCGTGAAGCGATTCCTGCTGTTTCTACAGGCTCTTTGGGGTTAGATGTGGCGTTGGGTATTGGTGGCCTTCCTTATGGGCGTATTGTTGAAATATATGGCCCTGAGAGTTCTGGTAAAACCACCTTAACCTTACAGGTTGTAGCAGAAGCGCAAAAGCAAGGTAAAACCTGTGCATTTATCGATGCGGAGCATGCGCTTGATCCTGTTTATGCAGAAAAACTAGGCGTAAACGTTGATGAGTTGCTAGTGTCTCAACCAGATACCGGTGAGCAGGCGCTTGAAATTGCTGATATGTTGGTTCGCTCTGGTGCCGTTGAAGTGATTATTGTTGACTCTGTAGCAGCACTGACGCCTAAGGCAGAAATTGAAGGTGAGATGGGCGATCATCATGTTGGTCTGCAAGCACGATTGATGTCACAAGCGCTGCGTAAAATCACCGGTAACATTAAAAATGCAAATTGCCTATGCATCTTTATCAACCAGATTCGTATGAAAATTGGCGTCATGTTCGGTAACCCAGAAACGACAACCGGTGGTAATGCGCTTAAATTCTACTCCTCTGTTCGTTTAGATATTCGTCGTACTGGAGCGGTTAAAGTTGGCGATGAGATTGTTGGTAACGAAACTCGCGTAAAGGTTGTTAAGAATAAGGTGTCTCCTCCGTTTAAGCAGGCTGAGTTCCAAATTATGTATGGTAAAGGTATTTACCATATGGGTGAGGTGATCGATATGGGTGTCAAGTGTGGCTTGGTCGATAAGGCAGGCGCATGGTACTCCTATAAAGGTGACAAGATAGGTCAGGGTAAAGCAAACTCAGCTATCTACTTAGAAGAGCACCCAGAAGTAGCGGCTGAAATCGAAGGCCTTATCCGAGAGCAGTTGATGCCTAAGCCTGTGACAGCCGAAGAAAAAGAAGAGACTATGGAGCAGATAGAGATCTAA
- the mutS gene encoding DNA mismatch repair protein MutS codes for MMANSKDKTPQHTPMMQQYHRLKAEHPNELVFYRMGDFYELFYDDAKKASELLDITLTARGQSAGQPIPMSGIPYHAAEGYIARIVKAGISVAICEQVGDPATSKGPVERKVVRVVTPGTLTDEAFLEEKKDNLLTAVHFIEDSFGIATLDISCGRFNVLEVDSLEALQGELQRLQPAELLVSEEFPYSEAIANIKGLRRQPPWNFEMETAQRILAKQLQTKDLTGFGCDDLTLAIQAAGCLLQYARETQRNSLPHIRQLNRERREESVILDATTHRNLEIDTNIMGGHLHTLAWVMDKTSTAMGSRLLRRWLNRPLRDQQQINGRQDAVKALLNEYYYENVQDQLKKIGDIERILSRVALGSARPRDIARLRDTFAILPDLQATLSDIDSYQVRQLSKEIREYPDLADLLSRAIIDNPPVIIRDGGVIKEGYDEELDELRSLSENAGQFLVDLESRERERTGIATLKVGYNRVHGYFIEISRTHSDQAPTEYIRRQTLKNAERFITPELKEFEDKALSSKSRALSREKALYEALIAQLAEQLMPLQITAQAISALDVLANFAERAQTLNLAAPEITARPGLLIEDGRHPVVEQLLDAPFVPNDLHLDTERRMLIITGPNMGGKSTYMRQVALIVLLSGTGSFVPANRAVIGPIDRIFTRMGSSDDIAGGRSTFMVEMTETANILHNATENSLVLMDEVGRGTSTFDGLSLAWASAEHLAKSIKAYTLFATHYFELTALPEQLSNATNVHLTATEHDDSIVFLHTVHEGPASQSYGLQVAKLAGVPHSVIQNARQQLRLLEESDSKAAASLVQGAERVEYSSSTQYSETLISKASIETESGAKQQSAPVAVADHPNQTAPAPLQSDMFAVMEPSPVEIAMRELDPDSLTPRQALDELYRLKSLSS; via the coding sequence ATCATGGCTAACTCGAAAGACAAAACCCCTCAGCACACTCCAATGATGCAACAATACCATCGCCTTAAGGCAGAACACCCCAATGAACTGGTGTTCTACCGTATGGGGGATTTTTACGAGTTATTTTATGATGATGCCAAAAAAGCATCGGAGCTTTTGGATATTACCCTGACCGCTCGAGGGCAGTCAGCGGGCCAACCTATTCCGATGTCTGGTATTCCGTATCATGCAGCAGAAGGCTATATTGCTCGTATTGTAAAAGCGGGGATTTCTGTCGCTATTTGTGAGCAGGTTGGCGACCCCGCTACTAGCAAAGGCCCTGTAGAACGAAAAGTAGTGCGTGTCGTCACCCCTGGAACACTAACTGACGAAGCCTTTCTTGAGGAGAAAAAGGACAACCTGTTAACAGCGGTTCACTTCATTGAAGACTCTTTCGGAATTGCTACATTAGATATTAGTTGTGGTCGTTTTAATGTACTTGAAGTCGACAGCCTCGAAGCACTGCAAGGCGAACTACAACGACTGCAGCCTGCTGAGTTGTTAGTCAGCGAAGAGTTTCCTTACAGTGAAGCAATCGCCAATATTAAAGGTCTTAGACGACAGCCGCCCTGGAACTTTGAAATGGAGACGGCACAACGTATTTTAGCCAAGCAGCTGCAAACCAAAGATCTTACTGGTTTTGGCTGTGATGATCTGACCCTCGCTATCCAGGCCGCTGGCTGCTTGCTGCAATACGCTCGTGAGACACAGCGCAATAGCCTACCTCATATTCGACAGTTAAACCGAGAGAGGCGAGAAGAGAGCGTTATACTCGATGCCACCACTCACCGTAACCTCGAAATTGATACCAATATAATGGGTGGGCACCTTCACACGCTGGCATGGGTGATGGATAAAACATCTACGGCTATGGGTAGCCGCTTGCTTCGACGTTGGTTGAATCGCCCATTACGAGATCAACAACAAATTAACGGCCGACAAGATGCAGTCAAAGCACTACTCAACGAATACTATTATGAGAACGTTCAAGACCAGCTTAAAAAGATTGGTGATATTGAACGTATTCTATCAAGGGTTGCTTTAGGCTCTGCCCGCCCTCGTGATATTGCTCGCCTGAGAGACACCTTTGCTATATTACCTGATCTGCAGGCGACATTATCAGATATCGATTCATATCAAGTTCGACAGTTATCAAAAGAGATTAGAGAGTACCCAGACCTTGCAGATCTGCTCTCGCGCGCGATTATCGATAACCCACCCGTTATCATTAGGGATGGTGGAGTCATTAAAGAGGGGTATGACGAAGAGTTAGATGAGCTCCGCTCGCTCAGCGAAAACGCAGGGCAATTTTTGGTAGATTTAGAGAGTAGAGAGCGGGAGCGCACCGGTATAGCGACTCTGAAAGTTGGCTATAACCGCGTTCATGGTTACTTTATTGAGATCAGCCGAACCCATTCTGACCAAGCACCTACCGAATATATCAGACGGCAAACCCTAAAAAATGCAGAGCGATTCATTACCCCAGAACTAAAAGAGTTTGAAGACAAAGCACTTAGTAGCAAAAGCCGTGCATTGAGCAGAGAGAAAGCACTCTACGAAGCGTTAATTGCGCAACTTGCTGAACAACTCATGCCTTTGCAGATTACCGCTCAAGCTATCTCTGCCCTTGATGTTCTAGCAAACTTTGCAGAACGCGCGCAGACGTTAAATTTAGCAGCCCCAGAGATTACCGCCAGACCAGGCTTGCTCATTGAAGATGGTCGACATCCAGTTGTTGAACAGCTTTTAGATGCCCCTTTCGTACCCAATGACTTACATTTGGATACCGAACGTCGCATGCTGATTATTACCGGTCCAAACATGGGTGGTAAATCGACCTATATGCGCCAAGTTGCGCTCATAGTACTATTGTCTGGCACCGGTAGTTTTGTACCCGCTAATCGTGCAGTTATCGGCCCTATTGATAGAATTTTCACCCGTATGGGCTCTTCAGATGATATCGCCGGTGGTCGATCAACCTTTATGGTTGAGATGACTGAAACGGCCAACATACTTCACAATGCCACTGAGAACAGTTTGGTGCTGATGGATGAAGTTGGACGAGGCACAAGCACATTCGACGGACTTTCTTTAGCATGGGCTAGCGCAGAGCATTTAGCTAAATCGATAAAAGCTTACACCCTCTTTGCGACCCACTATTTTGAGTTAACCGCCCTACCGGAACAACTCAGTAATGCGACAAATGTCCATCTTACTGCCACAGAGCATGACGACTCAATCGTATTTTTACACACCGTACACGAAGGCCCTGCAAGCCAAAGCTATGGTCTGCAAGTCGCTAAATTGGCTGGAGTCCCTCACTCGGTTATTCAAAACGCTAGACAACAATTACGCTTGCTCGAAGAGTCAGACAGTAAGGCTGCTGCATCTTTAGTACAAGGGGCAGAAAGAGTTGAATACTCTAGCTCAACTCAATATTCTGAAACACTTATTTCTAAAGCATCTATAGAAACAGAGTCTGGAGCAAAGCAGCAATCAGCACCAGTGGCAGTGGCAGACCACCCAAACCAAACAGCGCCCGCGCCACTGCAGTCTGATATGTTTGCCGTCATGGAGCCTAGCCCAGTCGAAATCGCAATGAGAGAGCTTGACCCAGATAGCTTAACACCTAGACAAGCACTAGATGAACTCTATCGATTAAAGTCGTTATCAAGCTGA
- the fdxA gene encoding ferredoxin FdxA: MTFIVTDNCVKCKYTDCVEVCPVDCFYEGPNFLVIDPDECIDCALCEPECPANAIFSEDELPADQVQYVEINAELCQTWPNITEQKDPLPDAAEWDGVENKLQYLER, translated from the coding sequence ATGACATTTATTGTTACCGATAACTGTGTGAAATGTAAGTACACTGATTGCGTTGAAGTATGCCCAGTCGACTGTTTTTATGAAGGCCCAAACTTTCTCGTAATTGATCCAGACGAGTGTATAGATTGCGCGCTATGTGAACCTGAGTGCCCCGCTAACGCGATTTTCTCAGAGGATGAGTTGCCAGCAGATCAAGTACAGTATGTCGAAATTAACGCAGAACTTTGCCAGACCTGGCCAAACATCACTGAGCAAAAAGATCCGTTACCTGATGCCGCTGAATGGGATGGTGTTGAGAATAAGTTACAGTACTTAGAGCGATAA
- the rnhB gene encoding ribonuclease HII: MMPGDDFECRYQGDLLAGVDEVGRGPLAGDVVAAAVILDPNSPIEGLNDSKKLTEKKRERLFDEIKEKALSWSLGRASVKEIDDINILHASLLAMKRAVEGLPVTPEYALIDGNKSPSISIPNETVVKGDSRVAAISAASILAKVTRDREMVAFDKEYPEYGFAGHKGYPTAVHMKALKEYGVTAIHRRSFRPVRECLMLSRTDIGLKDLI; encoded by the coding sequence ATGATGCCAGGTGATGACTTTGAGTGTCGATATCAAGGAGATCTGCTAGCAGGTGTTGATGAAGTAGGTCGTGGACCGTTAGCTGGAGATGTTGTTGCTGCAGCGGTGATTCTTGACCCTAATAGTCCAATTGAGGGGCTGAATGACTCGAAAAAATTGACCGAAAAAAAGCGGGAGCGATTATTCGATGAGATTAAAGAAAAAGCGCTGTCGTGGTCGTTAGGGAGAGCTTCTGTCAAGGAGATCGACGATATCAATATTCTGCATGCATCATTATTAGCAATGAAACGTGCAGTAGAAGGACTACCTGTCACGCCTGAATACGCGCTCATAGATGGTAATAAGAGTCCTTCTATTAGTATTCCAAATGAGACTGTTGTTAAGGGTGATAGCCGTGTTGCGGCTATTAGTGCGGCTTCAATCTTAGCAAAGGTTACACGGGATAGAGAGATGGTCGCGTTTGATAAAGAGTATCCTGAATATGGCTTTGCTGGCCATAAAGGTTACCCTACTGCGGTTCATATGAAAGCACTTAAAGAGTATGGGGTGACGGCCATTCATCGAAGAAGCTTTCGACCTGTTCGAGAGTGTTTAATGTTGAGTCGTACCGATATAGGATTGAAAGATCTGATTTAG
- the lpxB gene encoding lipid-A-disaccharide synthase → MSERPVRIGMVAGEISGDILGAGLIKELKRRYPNAVFEGIGGPLMIKEGFKTHVPMERLSVMGLVEVLGRLFELIGIRKKIRQYFLDNRPDVFIGIDAPDFTLGLEESLRKAGIKTAHYVSPSVWAWRQKRVFKIARAVDLMLTLFPFEAKFYKNHNVPVAFVGHPLADMIPLESPQLVARQKLGLTTGSIASSQNVVALLPGSRSGEIHYLGEIFIETARQVIAQNPEAQFLLPYVNEDRKQQIEEIIQRLAPDLPITLIQGQSREVMAASNVILLASGTATLEAMLLKRPMVVAYRMSAITFFIMKRLMKAPYIALPNLLANKALVPELIQAQASPQNLSKSILQRLVKNSENDALNREFLNIHQSLKQDASDKAAIAVSRLIDHDAR, encoded by the coding sequence ATTAGTGAACGGCCTGTTCGTATTGGTATGGTCGCCGGCGAAATATCCGGTGATATCTTAGGAGCCGGGCTTATTAAAGAGTTGAAACGACGATATCCAAATGCTGTATTTGAAGGTATCGGCGGACCTCTGATGATCAAAGAAGGGTTTAAAACCCATGTGCCTATGGAGAGGCTATCTGTGATGGGGTTGGTTGAGGTACTAGGGCGCTTGTTTGAGCTGATTGGTATTCGCAAAAAAATCCGACAATACTTTCTGGATAACCGACCTGATGTTTTTATCGGTATCGATGCGCCTGATTTTACCCTTGGCTTAGAAGAGTCATTGCGTAAAGCAGGTATTAAAACAGCTCATTATGTTAGTCCATCCGTCTGGGCTTGGCGTCAAAAAAGGGTATTTAAGATTGCGCGGGCAGTCGATTTGATGCTGACGCTGTTTCCGTTTGAAGCAAAGTTCTATAAAAACCACAATGTGCCCGTGGCTTTTGTAGGGCATCCGCTAGCTGATATGATTCCACTGGAGTCGCCTCAATTAGTGGCGCGCCAAAAGTTAGGGCTGACTACTGGGTCGATTGCATCCAGTCAGAACGTGGTCGCTTTATTACCGGGTAGTCGCTCAGGCGAGATTCACTACCTCGGCGAAATATTTATTGAAACTGCGAGGCAGGTAATCGCTCAAAACCCTGAAGCTCAGTTTCTACTCCCCTATGTTAATGAAGACCGTAAACAACAGATAGAAGAGATTATTCAACGGTTGGCGCCAGACTTGCCTATTACCCTCATTCAAGGGCAGTCTAGAGAGGTTATGGCAGCAAGCAACGTCATTTTGCTGGCGTCAGGTACCGCAACCCTCGAAGCTATGCTGCTTAAACGCCCCATGGTAGTTGCCTATCGCATGAGTGCGATTACGTTTTTTATCATGAAGCGTTTAATGAAGGCTCCGTATATAGCCTTGCCCAATCTGCTTGCTAATAAGGCACTAGTGCCTGAGCTAATACAAGCGCAAGCCTCACCACAGAATTTGAGTAAATCTATTCTTCAGCGGTTGGTAAAAAATAGTGAAAACGATGCGCTAAATAGGGAGTTTCTAAACATTCATCAGTCTCTTAAACAAGATGCTAGTGACAAAGCGGCCATAGCGGTATCGAGGTTAATTGATCATGATGCCAGGTGA
- the lpxA gene encoding acyl-ACP--UDP-N-acetylglucosamine O-acyltransferase — MSIHPQAIVDPSAKVAEDVIVGPWSYIGPDVEIGPGTEIMSHVVVKGPTVIGKNNRIFQFSSVGEECQDKKYAGEPTRLEIGDNNIIRENCTIHRGTVQDQSLTKIGSNNLIMAYVHVAHDCVLGDNIILANNATLAGHVHVGDWAILGGGTMVHQFCKIGCHSMSAGGSIVLKDIPAYIMASGQSASAFGLNSEGLKRRGFSKEAMLELKRAYKVIFRQGLTLKQAIEALEDSASKVPEVNVLLESLKNSDRGILR; from the coding sequence ATGAGTATTCATCCCCAGGCAATTGTCGATCCGTCAGCCAAAGTAGCGGAAGATGTAATCGTAGGGCCATGGAGCTATATTGGGCCTGACGTAGAAATTGGACCGGGTACGGAAATCATGTCCCATGTAGTGGTTAAAGGCCCTACTGTTATTGGAAAGAATAATCGAATTTTCCAGTTTTCAAGTGTTGGTGAAGAGTGCCAAGACAAAAAATATGCTGGTGAACCGACCCGTCTTGAAATAGGCGATAACAATATTATCCGTGAAAACTGCACTATTCACCGAGGTACGGTTCAGGACCAAAGCCTTACCAAAATAGGCAGCAATAACCTTATCATGGCCTATGTTCACGTCGCTCATGACTGTGTGCTTGGGGATAATATAATATTGGCAAACAATGCGACATTGGCCGGTCATGTGCACGTGGGCGACTGGGCTATTCTCGGTGGTGGCACTATGGTTCATCAGTTCTGTAAGATTGGATGCCATAGCATGAGTGCAGGGGGGAGTATCGTATTAAAAGATATTCCCGCTTACATTATGGCAAGTGGGCAGTCGGCATCAGCGTTTGGTTTGAACTCAGAAGGCCTAAAGCGACGAGGGTTTAGCAAAGAGGCTATGTTAGAACTCAAACGTGCTTATAAAGTTATATTCAGACAAGGGTTAACCCTCAAGCAGGCGATAGAGGCTCTGGAAGATTCAGCATCTAAGGTGCCAGAGGTCAATGTGCTGCTCGAATCCCTTAAAAATTCAGATCGTGGTATTTTGCGTTAA